From a single Francisella halioticida genomic region:
- a CDS encoding RluA family pseudouridine synthase: protein MPNDTLSNKFHQNIILQTEDAGKRIDIAVNDLLNQFSRSQIQKWIKEGSIIVNGQITKPKYIVLGDEQVDINIELLPTNEWYPENIELDIVYEDDDIVVINKPINMVVHPGAGNMSGTISNALLYHYDNQDKLPRAGIVHRLDKDTSGLMVAAKSSIAYHSLVQQLSNRQVSRRYLAIVEGEIYYDGTINEPIGRDPNNRTKIAINYKGKEAITNYIPIEVYDGFTLVECKLETGRTHQIRVHMKSIKHPLVGDQTYNKSSVKLKKIGIENIQRQALHAYKLSFIHPTTEKIVKFKSKLPDDMLSLKTQLRETIGYFEAEDYEYDE from the coding sequence ATGCCAAATGATACACTATCTAATAAATTTCATCAAAATATTATTCTACAAACCGAAGATGCTGGTAAACGAATAGATATAGCTGTTAATGATTTACTTAATCAATTTTCCCGTTCTCAAATACAAAAATGGATAAAAGAAGGTTCTATAATAGTCAATGGACAAATTACTAAGCCTAAGTATATTGTACTTGGTGATGAACAAGTTGATATTAATATTGAACTTTTACCAACTAATGAATGGTATCCTGAAAATATTGAACTAGATATAGTTTATGAAGATGATGATATTGTAGTAATAAATAAACCTATAAATATGGTCGTACACCCAGGCGCTGGTAATATGTCTGGAACCATATCAAATGCTTTATTGTATCATTATGATAATCAAGACAAGTTACCTCGCGCTGGTATAGTTCATCGTTTAGATAAAGATACATCTGGACTAATGGTAGCTGCTAAAAGTAGTATTGCATACCATAGCTTAGTGCAGCAGTTATCAAATAGGCAAGTATCTCGGAGATATCTGGCTATAGTTGAAGGAGAAATATACTATGATGGGACAATTAATGAGCCAATAGGTCGAGATCCAAATAATCGTACAAAAATAGCCATTAACTACAAAGGTAAAGAAGCTATTACAAATTATATACCCATTGAAGTTTACGATGGATTCACTCTAGTTGAATGTAAACTTGAAACAGGAAGGACTCACCAAATAAGAGTCCACATGAAAAGCATTAAACATCCTTTAGTTGGTGACCAAACATATAACAAATCATCTGTTAAATTAAAAAAAATTGGTATCGAAAATATACAAAGACAAGCTCTACATGCTTATAAATTATCGTTTATTCACCCTACTACAGAAAAAATTGTCAAATTTAAAAGTAAACTACCTGATGATATGCTCAGTCTGAAAACCCAACTTAGAGAAACCATCGGATATTTTGAAGCAGAAGACTATGAATATGATGAATAA